A single region of the Streptomyces sp. AM 4-1-1 genome encodes:
- a CDS encoding WD40 repeat domain-containing protein, protein MRSYPIASGAAALFLLAGAGAAPAVAEGPGPADRSFTIEDPRITESSGLAASRLHPGVYWTHNDSDDGPYVFAVDSRTGKTVATVTMLGVGEPRDVEAISIGPDGNVYVGDIGDNLDGTWDHVWIYRFPEPRELKDTTVRATQFVVRYADGPRNAEALMVHPRTGRVYIASKNEDGGGLYEGPERLTTGSANVFRRVGEVPWVTDGAFSPDGTELVLRSYFSARGYAFENGRLGADHRIAAPFQRQAESVTYTADGTGLMFGSEGKRSGVVRVDVEGGAKAGGSDGASSPSSRASGAASPDGGGGRGGATTGVLVLGGLAVLVFGLRRRGGKK, encoded by the coding sequence ATGCGTTCGTACCCGATTGCCTCCGGAGCCGCCGCGCTGTTCCTCCTCGCGGGGGCGGGCGCGGCCCCGGCCGTCGCCGAGGGTCCGGGCCCCGCCGACCGGAGCTTCACCATCGAGGACCCCCGGATCACCGAGTCCAGCGGGCTCGCCGCCAGCCGTCTCCACCCGGGCGTCTACTGGACGCACAACGACAGCGACGACGGCCCGTACGTCTTCGCCGTGGACTCGCGGACCGGGAAGACCGTCGCGACGGTCACCATGCTGGGCGTGGGGGAGCCGCGCGACGTGGAGGCGATATCCATCGGCCCCGACGGCAATGTGTACGTCGGGGACATCGGTGACAACCTGGACGGCACCTGGGACCACGTCTGGATCTACCGCTTCCCCGAGCCGAGGGAACTGAAGGACACCACGGTCCGGGCCACGCAGTTCGTCGTGCGGTACGCGGACGGGCCGCGCAACGCGGAGGCGCTGATGGTCCACCCGCGCACCGGCCGGGTCTACATCGCCTCGAAGAACGAGGACGGCGGCGGGCTCTACGAGGGCCCGGAGCGGTTGACGACCGGCTCCGCCAACGTGTTCCGTCGGGTGGGCGAGGTGCCGTGGGTGACGGACGGGGCGTTCTCACCGGACGGTACGGAGCTGGTGCTGCGCTCGTACTTCAGCGCCCGGGGCTACGCGTTCGAGAACGGGCGGCTGGGCGCCGACCACCGGATCGCCGCGCCGTTCCAGCGGCAGGCCGAATCGGTGACGTACACGGCCGACGGCACCGGGCTGATGTTCGGCTCGGAGGGGAAGCGGAGCGGTGTGGTGCGGGTGGATGTGGAGGGCGGTGCGAAGGCCGGGGGGAGCGATGGGGCATCATCACCGTCGTCGCGCGCGTCCGGAGCGGCGTCCCCGGACGGCGGCGGCGGGCGGGGCGGTGCGACGACGGGTGTGCTCGTCCTCGGCGGCCTGGCCGTGCTGGTCTTCGGACTGAGACGTCGTGGGGGAAAGAAGTGA
- a CDS encoding ATP-binding protein, with amino-acid sequence MRPSFRPTALALLVTAAVTGSLCLWAVLAAPVSIRTTLTWGAGSAAALLSVAMAVTVHTVRTSRALRAKLAADTQRFTAESARLVSASAVEAQRFTTDTARIRAAASAETARVNAEATAEARRIAEAAAAEVARIAEEAAQETARLTIEAERARARTTRAETERSAAIASCANAAGRMQALATSMLADLREMEHRHTAEDVLGDLLHLDHRTAQAGRLADSIAVLTGARSGRRWAKPIVMESILRGAMGRIGGYQRVRLHSTSDVAIAGHAAEGVMHALAELLDNAANFSPPTAEVHVYVEEVPAGIVITVEDSGLVMSDVQLRRAEHAVSSENQDLGALSGTRLGLAVVGRLSRKHGLTVSYRPSARGGTGALMMLPQELIARTPAPVPALTASPTAAGRAALEPEPTHETAATEAAAKAADTSHPTNLPHSPYIPKTSSTTDTATSSYPGASPYSASGAPTEWSGETAPPADTSSDTTTGIPTRFGESGLPKRRRGRTLAAAESRNAAAAGSPDSDEPSRPRTSDPKTQADRFSSFRQAVRAKSPHPEGNTP; translated from the coding sequence TTGCGCCCCTCATTCCGGCCGACCGCGCTGGCCCTGCTGGTCACGGCGGCCGTCACCGGTTCCCTGTGTCTGTGGGCGGTACTCGCCGCCCCCGTCTCGATACGGACCACACTCACCTGGGGGGCGGGCTCTGCCGCCGCGCTCCTGTCGGTGGCCATGGCCGTCACCGTCCACACCGTCCGCACCTCGCGCGCCCTGCGGGCCAAGCTCGCCGCCGACACGCAGCGCTTCACCGCGGAGAGCGCGCGCCTCGTCTCGGCCTCCGCCGTCGAGGCGCAGCGCTTCACCACCGACACCGCCCGCATCAGGGCGGCCGCGTCGGCCGAGACCGCCCGGGTCAACGCCGAGGCGACCGCCGAGGCCAGGCGTATCGCCGAGGCCGCCGCCGCCGAGGTCGCGCGGATCGCGGAGGAAGCCGCTCAGGAGACCGCGCGGCTCACCATCGAGGCCGAACGGGCGCGGGCCCGCACCACCCGCGCCGAGACCGAGCGCTCCGCCGCCATCGCCTCCTGCGCCAACGCGGCGGGCCGCATGCAGGCCCTGGCCACGAGCATGCTCGCCGACCTGCGCGAGATGGAGCACCGGCACACCGCCGAGGACGTGCTGGGTGATCTGCTGCACCTGGACCACCGCACCGCCCAGGCGGGACGGCTCGCCGACTCCATCGCCGTGCTGACCGGCGCCCGGTCCGGCCGCCGCTGGGCGAAGCCCATCGTGATGGAGTCCATCCTGCGCGGCGCGATGGGCCGGATCGGCGGCTACCAGCGGGTCCGTCTGCACTCGACCAGCGATGTGGCCATCGCGGGCCACGCGGCCGAGGGCGTCATGCACGCCCTCGCCGAACTGCTCGACAACGCGGCCAACTTCTCGCCGCCCACCGCCGAAGTGCATGTGTACGTCGAAGAGGTCCCCGCCGGTATCGTGATCACCGTCGAGGACAGCGGCCTGGTGATGAGCGATGTACAGCTCCGCCGGGCCGAGCACGCCGTGTCCTCGGAGAACCAGGACCTCGGCGCCCTCTCCGGCACCCGCCTCGGTCTCGCCGTCGTCGGCCGGCTGTCGCGCAAGCACGGCCTCACCGTGTCGTACCGGCCGTCCGCGCGCGGCGGCACGGGCGCGCTGATGATGCTCCCGCAGGAGCTCATCGCGCGCACGCCCGCGCCCGTACCCGCCCTCACGGCGTCACCGACAGCGGCGGGGCGTGCGGCCCTGGAGCCGGAGCCCACCCACGAGACGGCCGCCACGGAGGCGGCCGCGAAGGCGGCGGACACCTCGCACCCCACGAACCTCCCGCACTCCCCGTACATCCCGAAGACCTCGTCCACCACGGACACCGCGACCTCCTCGTACCCCGGGGCCTCCCCGTACTCGGCGAGCGGCGCCCCCACCGAGTGGTCCGGGGAGACCGCGCCCCCCGCGGACACGTCCTCCGACACCACCACCGGCATCCCGACCCGGTTCGGCGAGAGCGGCCTGCCCAAGCGCCGCCGCGGCCGGACGCTCGCCGCCGCGGAGTCCCGCAACGCCGCCGCGGCGGGCTCCCCCGACTCCGACGAACCCTCACGGCCCCGTACGTCCGATCCGAAGACCCAGGCGGACCGCTTCAGCAGTTTCCGCCAGGCCGTACGGGCCAAGTCCCCGCACCCGGAAGGCAACACCCCATGA
- a CDS encoding ATP/GTP-binding protein codes for MDSAISDRATLRATADNGLKIVVVGGFGVGKTTMVRSVSEIRPLNTEETMTRAGEAVDHLDGVQSKTSTTVAFDFGRITLDARSVLYLFGAPGQERFWFLWDRLFSGTLGAVVLVDTRRLADSWYAIDRLEHHGTPFIVACNDFGGPLHTEQQIREALDLGDDVPLVECDARDRSSSKYVLITLVQHLHALSTARAAAAAAPAGYAPGAPPEVAAVDAARTPEPLS; via the coding sequence TTGGACTCCGCAATCTCTGACCGCGCCACCCTGAGGGCGACGGCCGACAACGGTCTGAAGATCGTGGTCGTCGGCGGCTTCGGGGTCGGCAAGACCACCATGGTCCGATCCGTGAGCGAGATCCGTCCGCTCAACACGGAGGAGACCATGACCCGCGCGGGGGAGGCCGTCGACCACCTCGACGGCGTCCAGTCGAAGACGTCCACCACGGTCGCCTTCGACTTCGGCCGCATCACACTCGACGCACGCTCGGTGCTGTACCTCTTCGGCGCGCCCGGACAGGAACGCTTCTGGTTCCTGTGGGACCGGCTGTTCTCCGGCACTCTCGGTGCCGTCGTGCTCGTCGACACCCGGCGGCTCGCCGACTCGTGGTACGCCATCGACCGGCTGGAACACCACGGCACGCCGTTCATCGTCGCCTGCAACGACTTCGGCGGCCCGCTCCACACCGAACAGCAGATCCGGGAGGCGCTGGACCTCGGGGACGACGTACCGCTCGTGGAGTGCGACGCGCGGGACCGGTCGTCGAGCAAGTACGTGCTGATCACGCTCGTACAGCATCTGCACGCCCTGTCGACGGCCCGCGCCGCGGCCGCCGCCGCGCCCGCCGGGTACGCCCCCGGCGCACCACCCGAGGTGGCGGCCGTCGACGCGGCGAGGACACCGGAGCCGCTGTCCTGA
- a CDS encoding DUF742 domain-containing protein gives MTGPRHRPGRDDDPDRLYTLTGGRSRSDSAAWDLVTLVVAECEPTPGMQSEHVAILRMCDHPTAVVEISASLGLPVSIVRIMLCDLLDTGRISARHPRTARVADRLPDPDILEQVLVGLRNL, from the coding sequence ATGACGGGCCCGCGCCACCGCCCCGGGCGGGACGACGACCCGGACCGGCTGTACACCCTCACCGGTGGCCGTAGCCGGTCCGATTCGGCCGCGTGGGACCTGGTGACACTCGTGGTCGCCGAGTGCGAGCCGACCCCCGGCATGCAGTCGGAGCACGTCGCGATCCTGCGGATGTGCGACCACCCCACCGCGGTCGTCGAGATCTCCGCGAGCCTCGGGCTCCCGGTCAGCATCGTGCGGATCATGCTCTGCGATCTGCTCGACACCGGCCGGATCAGCGCCCGTCACCCGCGTACGGCCCGGGTCGCGGACAGGCTCCCCGACCCCGACATCCTGGAGCAGGTGCTCGTTGGACTCCGCAATCTCTGA
- the serC gene encoding phosphoserine transaminase, whose translation MADIQIPADIKPADGRFGAGPSKVRTEALDALAATGTSLLGTSHRQAPVKNLVGSVRDGVRDLFSLPEGYEVILGNGGSTAFWDIATHGLIESKSQHLTFGEFSSKFAKASKLAPWLGEPSVISSDPGTHPEPVAEAGVDVYALTHNETSTGVAAPIKRIAGADNGALVLVDATSGAGGLPVDVTESDVYYFAPQKSFASDGGLWIAAFSPAALERAARVHASGRHIPEFFSLPTAIDNSLKNQTYNTPALATLFLLNEQLNWLNSQGGLDFAVRRTATSATHLYGWAEDSKYASPFVTDPAKRSQVIGTIDFADEIDAAAVAKVLRANGIVDTEPYRKLGRNQLRVAMFPAIDPADVEALTACVDHVIGKL comes from the coding sequence GTGGCCGATATCCAGATTCCCGCTGACATCAAGCCCGCCGACGGACGCTTCGGCGCCGGTCCTTCCAAGGTGCGGACGGAAGCGCTCGACGCGCTGGCCGCCACCGGTACGTCTCTTCTCGGCACGTCCCACCGCCAGGCCCCGGTGAAGAACCTGGTCGGCTCGGTGCGTGACGGCGTGCGCGACCTCTTCTCCCTCCCCGAGGGGTACGAGGTGATCCTGGGCAACGGCGGCTCGACCGCCTTCTGGGACATCGCGACCCACGGTCTGATCGAGTCGAAGTCCCAGCACCTCACCTTCGGCGAGTTCTCCTCGAAGTTCGCCAAGGCGTCCAAGCTCGCCCCGTGGCTGGGTGAGCCGTCCGTGATCTCCTCCGACCCGGGCACCCACCCGGAGCCGGTGGCCGAGGCGGGCGTCGACGTCTACGCCCTCACCCACAACGAGACCTCGACCGGTGTCGCGGCCCCGATCAAGCGGATCGCGGGCGCGGACAACGGCGCGCTGGTCCTGGTCGACGCCACGTCCGGCGCGGGCGGCCTGCCCGTCGACGTGACCGAGTCGGACGTCTACTACTTCGCTCCGCAGAAGTCCTTCGCCTCCGACGGCGGCCTGTGGATCGCCGCGTTCTCCCCGGCGGCCCTGGAACGCGCGGCCCGTGTCCACGCGTCCGGCCGGCACATCCCGGAGTTCTTCTCGCTGCCGACGGCGATCGACAACTCGCTGAAGAACCAGACGTACAACACCCCGGCCCTGGCCACGCTCTTCCTCCTGAACGAGCAGCTGAACTGGCTGAACAGCCAGGGCGGCCTGGACTTCGCCGTCCGCCGCACGGCCACCTCGGCCACGCACCTGTACGGCTGGGCCGAGGACTCCAAGTACGCGTCCCCGTTCGTCACCGACCCGGCGAAGCGCTCGCAGGTCATCGGCACGATCGACTTCGCGGACGAGATCGACGCCGCCGCGGTCGCCAAGGTGCTGCGCGCCAACGGCATCGTCGACACCGAGCCGTACCGCAAGCTGGGCCGCAACCAGCTCCGGGTGGCGATGTTCCCGGCGATCGACCCGGCGGACGTCGAGGCGCTGACGGCCTGCGTCGACCACGTGATCGGGAAGCTGTAA
- a CDS encoding FAD-binding and (Fe-S)-binding domain-containing protein produces MSETDRTALARSLRDAVRGEVEFDATARALTTMDASNYRRVPLGVVAPRDADDVAAALAVCREHGVPVVPRGGGTSIAGQATGTGVVLDLTRHLRSIVALDAETRTAVVQPGVVLDDLRAAAAPHGLTFGPDPSTHSRCTLGGMIGNNSCGSHSVAWGTTADNIGELSVVRYGGGPAHRIGRGWGPGAPAGLRELVDANLALLRTGFPDLPRRISGYALDALLPEHTSGPAREHAPGDGTGHAPGRPAERGPDLARAFCGSEGTLGVVTEATVRLVATPRHRALAVLGLPDESAAADAAYGLLAHQPLTVEGMAADLVREPAGLPRGGAWLFVETGGDTPAEARAHAERVLRAADALDGAVVTDPAEQRALWRIREDAAGTATRMPDGSEAWPGWEDCAVPPVRLGPYLREFRALLTEHGLRGAPYGHFGDGCIHVRIDFDLLTPPGVARFRRFSEDLATLVVAHGGSLSGEHGDGQARAELLPRMYGDELVALFGRFKDLWDPHGGMNPGMLARPARLDENLRFDVLPRRPVDVAFGYPHDGGDFTAAVRRCVGVAKCRTTEAAGADVMCPSFRATGEEAHSTRGRARLLHEMLAGEVITDGWRSEEVRDALDLCLSCKGCRSDCPVGVDMATYKAEFLHHHYEGRRRPAAHYALGRLPRWLRIAAPLARPLNALARIRPLAALARRVAGIAPERGIPPLATETFRHWFAREREGGRESGAPAVRPEAAVRPGSAAPHGSAVPPAASVRPAAVTPPGPSRPPASSVPPVLLWPDTFTDHLSPQVGQAAVRVLEAAGRKVTLPATGVCCGLTYVSTGQLDQARAVLRRTLDRMAPDLGLPLVVLEPSCAAALRADLPELLPDDPRAAQLAASVRTLAEYLAEYAPDWTPPRLDREVVGQTHCHQHAVLGDAADRALRERMGLNGELSGGCCGLAGNFGFERGHWDVSVACAEDRLLPAVRAAGPGTELLADGYSCRTQLAQLGGHRARHLAELLAEGLEGE; encoded by the coding sequence ATGTCCGAGACCGACCGCACCGCGCTCGCCCGGTCGCTCCGCGACGCCGTGCGCGGTGAGGTGGAGTTCGACGCCACCGCACGGGCCCTGACCACGATGGACGCCTCCAACTACCGTCGCGTGCCGCTCGGTGTCGTGGCCCCGCGCGACGCCGACGACGTGGCCGCCGCGCTCGCCGTCTGCCGTGAGCACGGGGTGCCGGTCGTGCCGCGCGGCGGCGGCACGTCCATCGCCGGACAGGCCACCGGGACCGGCGTCGTCCTCGACCTCACCCGCCATCTTCGGTCGATCGTGGCACTGGACGCCGAGACCCGTACCGCCGTCGTCCAGCCGGGCGTGGTCCTGGACGACCTGCGCGCCGCCGCCGCTCCCCACGGGCTCACCTTCGGCCCCGACCCCTCGACACACAGCCGCTGCACCCTCGGCGGCATGATCGGCAACAACTCCTGCGGCTCGCACTCCGTCGCCTGGGGCACCACCGCCGACAACATCGGTGAACTCTCCGTCGTCCGCTACGGCGGCGGCCCCGCGCACCGGATCGGCCGGGGCTGGGGGCCCGGCGCGCCCGCCGGCCTGCGCGAACTCGTCGACGCCAACCTCGCGCTCCTGCGCACCGGCTTCCCCGACCTGCCGCGCCGCATCTCCGGCTACGCGCTCGACGCCCTGCTCCCGGAACACACCTCAGGACCCGCCCGCGAGCACGCCCCGGGGGACGGGACCGGGCACGCCCCGGGCCGCCCCGCCGAGCGCGGTCCCGACCTCGCGCGGGCGTTCTGCGGCAGCGAGGGCACCCTCGGCGTGGTGACGGAGGCGACCGTACGGCTCGTCGCGACACCCCGGCACCGGGCCCTCGCCGTCCTCGGCCTCCCGGACGAGTCGGCGGCGGCCGACGCCGCGTACGGCCTCCTCGCCCACCAGCCGCTCACCGTCGAGGGCATGGCCGCCGACCTGGTGCGCGAACCGGCCGGGCTGCCGCGCGGCGGGGCCTGGCTGTTCGTCGAGACGGGCGGTGACACCCCCGCCGAGGCGCGCGCACACGCGGAGCGGGTGCTGCGGGCGGCGGACGCGCTGGACGGCGCCGTCGTCACCGACCCGGCCGAACAGCGCGCGCTGTGGCGGATCAGGGAGGACGCGGCGGGCACCGCGACCCGGATGCCGGACGGTTCGGAGGCGTGGCCCGGCTGGGAGGACTGCGCCGTGCCCCCCGTCCGGCTCGGACCGTACCTCCGCGAGTTCCGCGCCCTGCTCACCGAACACGGGCTGCGCGGCGCCCCGTACGGGCACTTCGGCGACGGCTGCATCCACGTCCGGATCGACTTCGACCTGCTGACCCCGCCGGGCGTCGCCCGCTTCCGCCGGTTCTCCGAGGACCTGGCCACGCTGGTGGTGGCGCACGGCGGGTCGCTGAGCGGGGAACACGGCGACGGGCAGGCCCGCGCCGAACTCCTGCCGCGCATGTACGGGGACGAACTGGTCGCCCTCTTCGGCCGGTTCAAGGACCTGTGGGACCCGCACGGCGGCATGAACCCCGGAATGCTGGCCCGGCCGGCCCGGCTCGACGAGAACCTGCGCTTCGACGTGCTGCCGAGACGCCCGGTGGACGTCGCCTTCGGCTACCCGCACGACGGCGGCGACTTCACGGCCGCGGTCCGCCGCTGTGTGGGCGTCGCCAAATGCCGTACGACGGAGGCGGCGGGCGCCGACGTGATGTGCCCGTCGTTCCGGGCGACCGGCGAGGAGGCCCACTCCACCCGGGGCCGGGCACGGCTGCTGCACGAGATGCTCGCGGGCGAGGTGATCACGGACGGCTGGCGCTCGGAGGAGGTACGGGACGCGCTGGACCTCTGCCTCTCCTGCAAGGGCTGCCGCAGCGACTGCCCGGTGGGCGTGGACATGGCCACCTACAAGGCGGAGTTCCTGCACCACCACTACGAGGGGCGCCGCCGCCCCGCCGCCCACTACGCGCTGGGCCGGCTGCCGCGCTGGCTGCGGATCGCGGCGCCCCTCGCGCGCCCGCTGAACGCGCTGGCGCGGATACGGCCCCTCGCGGCGCTCGCCCGGCGCGTGGCCGGGATCGCGCCGGAACGCGGCATTCCGCCGCTGGCGACGGAGACCTTCCGGCACTGGTTCGCGCGGGAACGGGAAGGGGGACGAGAATCGGGAGCGCCCGCCGTACGGCCCGAGGCCGCCGTACGGCCCGGGTCCGCCGCACCTCACGGGTCCGCAGTGCCTCCCGCGGCGTCTGTACGGCCTGCGGCTGTCACGCCTCCCGGGCCCTCCCGGCCTCCCGCCTCCTCCGTGCCCCCGGTGCTGCTCTGGCCGGACACCTTCACCGACCATCTCTCGCCGCAGGTCGGACAGGCGGCGGTACGCGTTCTGGAGGCCGCCGGGCGCAAGGTCACGCTGCCGGCCACCGGGGTCTGCTGCGGCCTCACCTATGTCTCCACCGGCCAACTCGACCAGGCGCGAGCGGTGCTCCGCCGCACCCTGGACCGGATGGCCCCCGACCTCGGCCTCCCGCTGGTCGTCCTCGAACCGAGCTGCGCCGCCGCCCTCCGCGCGGATCTGCCGGAACTCCTCCCCGACGACCCCCGGGCCGCACAACTCGCCGCTTCCGTCCGGACCTTGGCGGAGTACCTGGCCGAGTACGCCCCCGACTGGACGCCACCCCGACTGGACCGCGAGGTCGTGGGTCAGACGCACTGCCACCAGCACGCGGTCCTCGGTGACGCGGCGGACCGCGCGTTGCGCGAACGAATGGGTCTGAACGGTGAGTTGAGCGGCGGATGCTGCGGACTCGCCGGGAACTTCGGCTTCGAGCGCGGGCACTGGGACGTCTCGGTGGCCTGCGCGGAGGACCGGTTGCTGCCCGCCGTACGCGCGGCCGGACCCGGTACGGAACTGCTCGCGGACGGCTACTCCTGCCGCACCCAGCTCGCCCAGCTGGGCGGCCACCGGGCCCGCCACCTCGCGGAGTTGCTGGCGGAGGGACTGGAGGGGGAGTAG
- a CDS encoding LysR family transcriptional regulator — MSTERGIEIRHLRVFLAIAQAGSVTRAAARLGLTQPAVSRTLAALEQRLGILLVDRSTHHLELTAEGADLRDKATAVVTAFDEALDVDRLRHRPLRLGHAWSAFGPYTTPLLRAWRERHPETALELLRIDDRTAGLTRGEVDAALLRGSVEAPGVVADVLFREGRVAAVAADGPWAGRASLSLADLATGTVILNTVSGTTTVGLWPPLAGPAAVLTVANTDDWLTAVAAGRGAGVSTASTAAVHPHAGVVYRPLDDAPPVPVLLARRTGTGHPALPALAALAREIVGTEAKAEAKAEAEAEAEAEAEAEAEAEAEADARSSRVPDG, encoded by the coding sequence ATGAGCACTGAACGCGGCATCGAGATCAGGCATCTCCGCGTCTTCCTCGCCATCGCCCAGGCGGGCTCCGTCACCCGCGCCGCCGCCCGTCTCGGCCTCACCCAGCCCGCGGTCTCCCGCACCCTCGCCGCGCTGGAACAGCGGCTCGGAATCCTGCTCGTCGACCGTTCGACCCACCACCTCGAACTGACCGCCGAGGGCGCCGACCTCCGCGACAAGGCCACCGCCGTGGTCACCGCCTTCGACGAGGCGCTGGACGTGGACCGGCTGCGCCACCGGCCGCTACGGCTCGGGCACGCCTGGTCGGCCTTCGGCCCGTACACCACGCCACTGCTCCGGGCCTGGCGGGAACGGCACCCGGAGACCGCGCTGGAACTGCTCCGCATCGACGACCGCACCGCGGGGCTCACCCGGGGGGAGGTCGACGCCGCCCTGCTGCGCGGGTCCGTCGAGGCGCCCGGGGTGGTCGCCGACGTGCTGTTCCGCGAGGGCCGGGTGGCGGCGGTCGCCGCCGACGGGCCGTGGGCCGGGCGCGCCTCGCTCTCCCTCGCCGACCTGGCGACCGGGACGGTGATCCTGAACACCGTGTCCGGCACCACGACCGTCGGCCTCTGGCCGCCGCTCGCCGGGCCGGCCGCCGTCCTCACCGTCGCCAACACCGACGACTGGCTGACCGCCGTCGCGGCCGGTCGCGGCGCCGGGGTGTCCACCGCCTCCACGGCGGCCGTGCATCCCCATGCGGGAGTCGTCTACCGGCCGCTGGACGACGCACCGCCCGTCCCCGTCCTGCTCGCCCGCCGGACCGGAACCGGCCATCCCGCGCTGCCCGCCCTCGCCGCGCTCGCCCGCGAGATCGTCGGTACGGAGGCAAAGGCGGAGGCAAAGGCGGAGGCGGAGGCGGAGGCGGAGGCGGAGGCGGAGGCGGAGGCGGAGGCCGAGGCGGAGGCCGACGCCCGGTCCAGCCGGGTGCCGGACGGCTGA
- a CDS encoding roadblock/LC7 domain-containing protein, protein MTATTDEKLNWLLEGLLERTPGTRHALVLSRDGLKLCRTPELSVDQADQLAAISAGIQSLSHGASVEFGDGSGGVRSAMTEFYGGVLFIVEAGAGAHLAVVASEESDVGLVGHNMSELVEQLGEHLSAPPRTPSAADTAAGV, encoded by the coding sequence ATGACCGCGACCACCGACGAGAAGCTCAACTGGCTGCTGGAGGGGCTGCTTGAGCGCACGCCCGGCACCCGCCACGCCCTCGTCCTCTCCCGAGACGGCCTCAAGCTGTGCCGCACACCGGAACTCTCCGTCGACCAGGCCGACCAGCTCGCGGCGATCTCCGCCGGCATCCAGAGCCTGTCGCACGGCGCGTCCGTGGAGTTCGGTGACGGCAGCGGTGGTGTGCGGTCCGCGATGACGGAGTTCTACGGCGGGGTGCTGTTCATCGTCGAGGCGGGCGCCGGCGCCCACCTCGCGGTCGTCGCGTCCGAGGAGTCGGACGTCGGCCTCGTCGGGCACAACATGAGCGAACTCGTCGAACAGCTCGGCGAACACCTCAGCGCCCCGCCGCGCACGCCGTCCGCCGCCGACACGGCCGCGGGCGTATGA
- a CDS encoding Uma2 family endonuclease: protein MSAAAVEHPCDDEPEPLLDTANRLTRQHPGYRVEIIGGVITVAPPPNASHADVLTTLMIPFIAAGLHAEESRVLQGIGVWLPSGPEDYAIPDLSLVDADLDEHLLENGCYDPAVFRLVLEVTSSNYNNGLRNKVATYAEAKIPVYVIVNRKHARLHVLTEPMSSDYAGHEVYAAGQKLVLPASIGAEVTLDVEELLRTGRPRG from the coding sequence ATGTCCGCAGCAGCGGTCGAGCATCCCTGTGACGACGAGCCGGAACCCCTGCTCGATACGGCCAACAGGCTCACGCGGCAACATCCGGGCTACCGCGTCGAGATCATCGGAGGCGTCATCACCGTGGCCCCACCCCCGAACGCTTCGCACGCCGACGTACTGACCACACTCATGATCCCATTCATCGCCGCCGGCCTCCACGCCGAAGAGTCCCGAGTCCTCCAGGGGATCGGCGTATGGCTGCCGAGCGGCCCCGAGGACTACGCCATCCCCGATCTCTCCCTAGTCGACGCCGATCTCGACGAACACCTGCTCGAAAACGGCTGTTACGACCCGGCGGTCTTCCGTCTCGTGCTGGAGGTCACCTCCAGCAACTACAACAACGGCCTGCGGAACAAGGTCGCCACTTACGCGGAGGCGAAGATCCCGGTCTACGTCATCGTCAACCGCAAACACGCCCGGTTGCATGTCCTGACCGAGCCGATGAGCAGCGACTACGCCGGACACGAGGTGTACGCCGCAGGCCAGAAGCTCGTCCTGCCCGCCTCCATCGGCGCCGAGGTCACCCTGGACGTCGAGGAGCTGCTGCGGACCGGACGGCCCCGGGGCTGA
- a CDS encoding GNAT family N-acetyltransferase gives MGGRTVAGDGPEDFSTARLDALALRVEHADEMAAVLADPALHTYIGGSPAGPDELRARYVRQTAGSPDPSERWWNWVLQVRDEGRLAGYVQATTVGSRAEIAWVIGTGWQGNGYAKEAAAGLVAHLLEERNGIRTVIAHIHPDHGASAAVAAAAGLTPTDEWEDGELRWRRGPA, from the coding sequence ATGGGTGGGCGAACGGTGGCGGGCGACGGGCCCGAGGACTTCTCCACGGCGCGGCTCGACGCGCTCGCGTTGCGCGTCGAGCACGCCGACGAGATGGCCGCGGTCCTCGCCGACCCGGCCCTGCACACGTACATCGGCGGCAGCCCGGCCGGGCCGGACGAGCTGCGGGCCCGGTACGTCCGGCAGACCGCCGGTTCGCCGGACCCCTCGGAACGCTGGTGGAACTGGGTGCTCCAGGTCCGTGACGAGGGCCGGCTGGCCGGATACGTCCAGGCCACGACGGTCGGCTCACGGGCGGAGATCGCCTGGGTGATCGGCACCGGATGGCAGGGCAACGGCTACGCGAAGGAGGCCGCGGCCGGGCTCGTCGCGCACCTGCTGGAGGAGCGGAACGGAATCCGTACCGTCATCGCGCACATCCACCCGGACCACGGGGCCTCGGCGGCCGTGGCCGCCGCCGCCGGGCTCACGCCGACCGACGAGTGGGAGGACGGCGAGCTGCGCTGGCGCCGGGGTCCGGCCTGA